The sequence GATGCCGAACTCGGTGTAAAGGTTGTACAAGGTGGAGCCGTCGGCATCCAGGATGATGCCTTTAAGCGCCCCCATGCGCAGGTGCTCGATGGTGATGCCGAACTTGTTCTTTGCGGCCTGCAAATGGTCGTTCATGATCTGGGCCGGGCCGGACACCTGGTTCTCCGTGCCGAAGGCTCGGACCCCGTCGTATTCGCTGGGCAGGATCACGTCATCCAAAGGAATATGGGGGATGTTGAAGGTCCGGACTTTCCGTTTCCCCATTTTATTCTGGGTGCCCGGGGACCCCACGGGCAGGGTGGGAAGCAGGTTCAACACCCCGTTTTGTTCTTCCACGATGATGGACCGGGTGGAAACGCCCTTTTCCGGAAACAGGTTCATCTCACGGCACCGGCCGTAATTGTTGGGCAGGATGTTGATGGAGGCCGTAAGGCTGGTCATGCTGAAAGCATCGATTTCAAAAGGATTGAGTATCATTATTTATTTCTCCCGAATAATAAAGTTATGAGTGACGAGTTATGAGTGATGAGTGGTACGTGATGAGTTATGAGTAAAAAGAAGATAAATTCCATCAACCCTTTACCCGTTCCCCATCACCCGTTAATGCTCTTACGCCTGATCGCGGCTTACAATGCCCGTGGCTTTGAGCAGGGCCAGGGCCGCTGTTTTTTGCGGGGTGGTGGCGCCGTCCGGCCAGACCAAGTTATCCTCAACGATTACCGCATCCCGGACAATGGCAACCCCTTTGACATCCGCGCTGGTGGCATCATAACCCGCAATGGTAAAACCATAGGCGTTCTGGGACCCGTCCACGGCGGCAAAATCAATGGCCACCACTTTGCCGGACCCGTCAGCCACGGTGATGGTGAACGTGTCTCCCAAAGCAAAATCAGGGGTCCCGTCGTTTAAGGTGAAATTGATCTGGGGGTTTTCGTAGGCCTCCCCTACTTCCGCATCCGGCAGGGCCTCGCCGTTGGGGGCGGTGA comes from Candidatus Dependentiae bacterium and encodes:
- a CDS encoding major capsid protein, whose translation is MLNPFEIDAFSMTSLTASINILPNNYGRCREMNLFPEKGVSTRSIIVEEQNGVLNLLPTLPVGSPGTQNKMGKRKVRTFNIPHIPLDDVILPSEYDGVRAFGTENQVSGPAQIMNDHLQAAKNKFGITIEHLRMGALKGIILDADGSTLYNLYTEFGITPKEVPFALTVDETDVRSKCLTVNRHIEDNLMGEVMSKVYALCSEGFFDALISHPEVEKAFLYHSEASERLGGDPRKGFKFGGITFEEYRGTATDGNGTDRKFIAADEAHAFPMGTMET
- a CDS encoding head decoration protein, which codes for MPSLTEPNRLNDLLKWEQENFFSREAIVVATGENLSLAAVIGKITNATPATGTAGGTNTGAGTCTGVTAGDDVQIGDYVLECAAIATGAGTFKVTAPNGEALPDAEVGEAYENPQINFTLNDGTPDFALGDTFTITVADGSGKVVAIDFAAVDGSQNAYGFTIAGYDATSADVKGVAIVRDAVIVEDNLVWPDGATTPQKTAALALLKATGIVSRDQA